GCAAGAGGCTACCGTAGATACCGCCGTAATGTATGAGGATGAGAAAGGACGGGTGGATGCCGATGGCATGGAAGTGAAAAAGGTAGACGACAGCTTCTGGAACGACGTGAACTTCGAAGCGCCCGTGGTGGATGCGCCTGCCCTTAAGACCGTGAACGTAGAGAAACGCGCGACCAATGATTATACGATCTACACCATGGAAGAGAAGGTGATGTTTGATACCGATAAGGCCGCCATCCGCCAGGATGCCGAACCAAAACTGCAGGAAATTGCCAAGGAGATCAAGAACATACCCGGAAATGGTGCTATCCGCATCTACGGCTTTACCGATGCGCGCGCCAGCAAAGACTATAACAAGGAACTTGGCCAGGAGCGTGCCAAAGCAGTGCAGGACTGGCTGCAGAATAACGGCGGCATCGACGCCTCGCGCCTTTCTGTGCAATCGATGGGAGAAGAAGCCCCAGCTGCCAGCAACGAAACAGCTGCCGGACGCCAGATGAACCGCCGCGTAGCCATAGTAGTAGCTACTAACACTAAATAATATATCAGACAGGCGCTGCTTACCGGCTGCTTGTATACTTGTTACCAAAAAAGGGATGCCGCTGCACAGCGGCATCCCTTTTTTATAGTTCAAACAAAGTAGCCTGCCATGCGGTTTCAAAAGCGCATTATAAGCGCTGCTCCAGCGTTTTGGCAAAGCATGTATGACGAAAAATATAACGCGCTTTATATAGAATAGAATAAAGCATATTTTCTGTATATTTATACTAGCTTTGTACAACACCTGCGCATAGACCAGCGCAGAAACTGCCCTTTGCAAAATCGCATCTTTATCAGTACAAAGCCCCCTGGCTATGCTTAAATTATACTTTGAGACAGCGTTTATTAAAGTAAGCTATGAGGAAGCCTGGCAGCTGGGCGTGGCTGAGTGGAAGGGCTTTGCCAGCAGCGATGACCTGCGCAGCGCAGCGTTGCGGTCGCTGGACTTTGTAAACGAGTACCAGGTTACGCGCTGGCTGGCAGACCGGCGCAAAATGAAAGCTATCCGGCAGCACGACCAGCAATGGACGATGGAGGAATTTCTGCCGAAGGTGATCTCCAGCCCGCTCCGCCGCGTGGCCAATGTGGTATCGGAAGACATCTTCAATAAAATGGCCATGGACCAGATTATAGGCCGTGCCGGGAGCTTAACCGCTATCGAAATGCGTGACTTTGATAACCTGCCTGAAGCAATGGAATGG
This window of the Pontibacter liquoris genome carries:
- a CDS encoding OmpA family protein, giving the protein MKRITFAAMVVATALMSACNNPDTGVKEDTPQEATVDTAVMYEDEKGRVDADGMEVKKVDDSFWNDVNFEAPVVDAPALKTVNVEKRATNDYTIYTMEEKVMFDTDKAAIRQDAEPKLQEIAKEIKNIPGNGAIRIYGFTDARASKDYNKELGQERAKAVQDWLQNNGGIDASRLSVQSMGEEAPAASNETAAGRQMNRRVAIVVATNTK
- a CDS encoding STAS/SEC14 domain-containing protein, whose translation is MLKLYFETAFIKVSYEEAWQLGVAEWKGFASSDDLRSAALRSLDFVNEYQVTRWLADRRKMKAIRQHDQQWTMEEFLPKVISSPLRRVANVVSEDIFNKMAMDQIIGRAGSLTAIEMRDFDNLPEAMEWLKQPLKEGALPEPEDTLATDQ